A region from the Gossypium hirsutum isolate 1008001.06 chromosome A08, Gossypium_hirsutum_v2.1, whole genome shotgun sequence genome encodes:
- the LOC107947799 gene encoding uncharacterized protein, protein MGFLQDIFSREVVGASYVDARMREFLNLRTVAAYEAEFLRLSHYVRGIVVTEYEFYVRFEDGLRRPIKRAKIDGPVRAGDPVVAARPQPCADCGRSHLGECWKKIGTCFRCGSIDHQGRGAPGRGTGNIEARQPTLVYAARHREDSEAPDVITGTFFIHNLPYVALIDIGSTYSYVTCTVSEVLGIQFESTASEMTVLSPLGQSIRVDKLFKDVPLEVQGVVFPANLMELPFGEFDFILGMDWLVKHRAKLDCADKRLVLRTSESEKVAVIRERKDYLSNVISALRAEKLVRKGCEAFLAYINNSKTKSLSVEDVRIVKEFSNVFPEELPDLPPDREVEFEIKLLPGIAPVRFVEGFSVIAAPLTKLLRKGCRLSGQINSKRVLRN, encoded by the exons ATGGGATTTCTTCAAGACATCTTTTCAAGGGAAGTAGTGggcgcaagttatgtggacgcccgaatGAGGGAATTTCTGAACTTGAGGACTGTGGCGGcatatgaggcggagtttctgcGGTTGAGTCATTATGTTCGTGGGATAGTAGTGACCGAGTACGAATTCTATGtgcgttttgaggatggcctcc GTAGGCCTATTAAGAGGGCCAAGATTGATGGGCCAGTTCGAGCTGGAGATCCTGTTGTTGCTGCAAGACCGCAAccctgtgctgattgtgggagatcTCATTTGGGTGAGTGCTGGAAAAAGATTGGGACGTGCTTCAGATGTGGGTCCATAGATCATCAG GGTCGTGGAGCACCAGGTAGAGGCACAGGTAATATTGAGGCGAGACAACCAAccttggtttatgctgctcgtcaTCGAGAGGATAGTGAAGCCCCTGACGTCATAACCGGTAcattttttattcataatttgccatatgttgctttaattgatattGGATCTACGTATTCGTATGTTACGTGCACTGTGTCTGAGGTGTTGGGTATTCAGTTTGAGAGCACTGCTAGTGAAATGACGGTGTTGAGTCCACTAGGGCAATCGATTAGGGTGGATAAGTTATTCAAGGATGTGCCCTTAGAAGTTCAAGGGGTCGTGTTTCCTGCAAATTTGATGGAATTGCCATTCGGggagtttgattttattttaggcatggattggctagtgaAGCATCGTGCGAAGTTGGATTGTGCTGATAAGCGGTTGGTGTTAAGGACTTCGGAGAGTGAGAAGGTGGCCGTAATAAGGGAGAGAAaagattatttgtctaatgtgatatcggcgttaagagccgagaagttggTTCGCAAGGGTTGTGAGGCTTTCCTGGCATATATTAACAATTCTAAAACTAAAAGTCTTTCTGTTGAGGATGTTAGAATTGTTAAAGAGTTTTCGAATGTTTTTCCAGAAGAGCTTCCGGACTTGCCTCCAGACCGTGAGGTCGAATTCGAAATTAAGCTTCTACCAGGAatagctccagt ACGTTTTGTGGAAGGGTTTTCAGTGATAGCTGCACCTTTGACTAAGTTACTACGCAAAGGGTGTCGTTTATCTGGACAGATAAAtagcaagagagttttgagaaattga